From the Pseudoalteromonas tunicata genome, one window contains:
- a CDS encoding methionine synthase, with translation MKTQTHNTLLPTSTAGSLPKPLWLAEPETLWSPWKLQGDELTVGKHDALRVSLHEQQHAGVDIVSDGEQTRQHFVTTFIEHLSGVDFEKRKTVKIRDRYDASVPTVVGPVSRQKPVFVDDAKFLRQQTTQPIKWALPGPMTMIDTLYDEHYKSREKLAWEFAKILNQEAKELEAAGVDIIQFDEPAFNVFFDEVNDWGIKCLERAIEGLKCETAVHICYGYGIKANTDWKKTLGSQWRQYEQILPKLQQSNIDIISLECHNSRVPIELLELVRGKKVMVGAIDVATNTIESPEEVANTLRNALKYVDADKLYPCTNCGMAPLARDVAKGKLNALSAGAAIVREELLTSTLSQNLA, from the coding sequence ATGAAAACACAGACTCACAACACCCTATTGCCGACGTCAACAGCCGGCAGTTTACCTAAACCACTTTGGCTTGCAGAGCCAGAAACACTTTGGTCGCCTTGGAAACTACAAGGCGATGAATTAACAGTCGGCAAGCACGACGCATTGCGCGTATCATTGCACGAGCAACAACATGCTGGCGTTGACATTGTTAGTGATGGCGAGCAAACCCGCCAACACTTTGTCACCACCTTTATAGAACACCTCAGCGGCGTTGATTTTGAAAAACGTAAAACGGTAAAAATTCGCGACCGCTACGATGCCAGTGTACCAACAGTGGTTGGCCCTGTGAGCCGCCAAAAACCGGTGTTTGTTGACGATGCCAAATTTTTGCGTCAACAAACCACGCAACCCATTAAATGGGCTCTGCCCGGCCCGATGACCATGATCGATACCCTCTACGACGAGCATTATAAGAGCCGCGAAAAACTAGCATGGGAATTTGCCAAAATTCTCAATCAAGAAGCCAAAGAGCTAGAGGCTGCCGGAGTTGATATCATCCAATTTGATGAACCCGCATTTAATGTGTTTTTTGATGAAGTGAACGATTGGGGCATTAAGTGTTTAGAGCGAGCCATTGAAGGACTAAAATGCGAAACCGCTGTTCATATTTGTTATGGCTACGGGATCAAAGCCAATACCGATTGGAAAAAAACCCTTGGCTCACAATGGCGTCAATATGAACAAATATTGCCAAAACTACAGCAATCAAATATCGATATTATTTCGCTCGAATGCCACAACTCGCGTGTGCCAATCGAACTACTTGAACTGGTTCGAGGTAAAAAAGTAATGGTGGGCGCGATTGATGTGGCTACCAATACCATTGAAAGCCCTGAAGAAGTTGCAAATACTCTCAGAAATGCGCTTAAGTATGTTGATGCCGACAAGCTCTACCCTTGTACCAACTGTGGTATGGCACCGCTTGCCCGCGATGTCGCCAAAGGTAAACTCAACGCCCTAAGTGCCGGTGCAGCCATCGTCCGAGAGGAACTTTTAACGAGTACTTTGAGCCAAAATTTAGCTTAA
- a CDS encoding BON domain-containing protein, which yields MELFHVLKIVTVSALLTVSLSACEDAGKAQSAGKKIDQTVEKAGSKISDTADNLGMAINDTEITGKVKAAIFADPDLATLSISVDTKKGVVTLTGFVISAANSDMATVLSEEISGVKQVNNQLTIKPKQL from the coding sequence ATGGAATTATTTCATGTATTAAAAATTGTCACCGTTTCAGCTCTACTCACGGTCAGTCTCAGTGCATGCGAAGATGCGGGGAAAGCACAATCTGCCGGAAAAAAAATCGATCAGACAGTTGAAAAAGCAGGCAGTAAAATCAGCGACACCGCAGACAACCTTGGTATGGCCATCAATGACACTGAAATTACTGGCAAGGTCAAAGCGGCTATTTTTGCCGATCCAGACTTAGCAACCCTGAGTATTAGTGTTGATACTAAAAAAGGCGTAGTTACGTTAACAGGCTTTGTTATCTCTGCCGCTAATAGTGATATGGCCACTGTATTAAGCGAAGAAATATCTGGAGTTAAACAGGTTAATAACCAGCTTACAATTAAACCAAAACAACTTTAA